In Acidobacteriota bacterium, the following proteins share a genomic window:
- a CDS encoding WD40 repeat domain-containing protein: VTAVAVLPDGHRLVSASWDGMLKVWEMATGEELATLTGHASRVTAVAVLPDSRRLVSASEDKTLKVWEVETGAELATLTGHTSWVTAVAVLPDGRRLVSASRDHTLKVWEVATGEELATLTGHTSEVTAVAVLPDGRRLVSASSDHTLKVWEVETGAELATLTGHTSWAVAVAVLPASRLLALASWNLMLKVLDVAVEAELTTLTGHASWVRAAAVFPDGCRLASASEDKTLKVWEVETGAELATLTGHTSWVTAVVVLPDGRRLVSASSDHTLKVWDVETRQALLTYFGDAPFLSCAVSPDGKTIFAGDALGRIHFLKLEEACNQLLITNKPNKYFLPAIEEEERPMSLDSLNRKRLLDLEELLTDQFERLFEFQKELGITASAPQRFEMKKRIDREVKPAIQDHLVDYARTFASLNIETTLTQAEAEQTVTEISQAVTALQVRPENTELVKMVSEIHEKLHAPGKTATAKLKVTIPIIPKLVEYVLEADTESGLMAAWNAIRARISKKAQLNP; encoded by the coding sequence GGTGACGGCGGTGGCGGTGCTCCCCGATGGTCACCGGCTGGTTTCGGCGTCCTGGGACGGTATGCTCAAGGTGTGGGAGATGGCGACGGGAGAGGAACTGGCCACTCTCACCGGGCACGCTTCTCGGGTGACGGCGGTGGCGGTGCTCCCCGACAGTCGCCGGCTGGTCTCGGCGTCAGAGGACAAAACGCTCAAGGTATGGGAGGTTGAGACGGGAGCGGAACTGGCCACCCTCACCGGGCACACTTCCTGGGTGACGGCGGTGGCGGTGCTCCCCGACGGTCGTCGGCTGGTCTCGGCGTCCAGGGACCACACGCTCAAGGTGTGGGAGGTGGCGACGGGAGAGGAACTGGCCACTCTCACCGGGCACACCAGCGAGGTGACGGCGGTGGCGGTGCTCCCCGACGGTCGCCGGCTGGTCTCGGCGTCCAGTGACCACACGCTCAAGGTGTGGGAGGTTGAGACGGGAGCGGAGCTGGCCACCCTCACCGGGCACACTTCTTGGGCAGTGGCGGTGGCGGTGCTCCCCGCTAGCCGCTTGCTGGCCTTGGCGTCCTGGAACCTCATGCTTAAGGTGTTGGATGTGGCGGTGGAAGCAGAACTGACCACCCTCACCGGGCACGCTTCTTGGGTGAGGGCGGCGGCGGTGTTCCCCGACGGTTGCCGACTGGCCTCGGCGTCAGAGGACAAAACGCTCAAGGTGTGGGAGGTTGAGACGGGAGCGGAACTGGCCACCCTCACCGGGCACACTTCTTGGGTGACGGCGGTGGTGGTGCTCCCCGACGGTCGTCGGCTGGTCTCGGCGTCATCTGACCACACACTCAAGGTGTGGGACGTAGAAACTCGACAGGCGCTCTTGACCTATTTCGGCGATGCACCATTTTTGAGTTGTGCAGTTTCGCCAGATGGAAAAACAATCTTTGCTGGTGATGCACTTGGCCGAATCCACTTTCTGAAACTGGAAGAAGCCTGCAATCAACTGCTCATTACAAACAAACCGAACAAATACTTTTTACCTGCAATTGAGGAGGAGGAAAGACCAATGTCACTTGATTCTTTAAACCGCAAGCGGCTGCTGGACCTCGAAGAGCTTTTAACTGATCAATTTGAAAGGCTCTTTGAATTTCAAAAGGAACTTGGGATTACCGCGTCAGCACCCCAAAGGTTTGAGATGAAAAAGCGAATTGATCGTGAAGTTAAACCAGCCATTCAAGATCATCTGGTTGACTATGCCAGAACATTCGCCAGTTTGAATATTGAAACAACGCTGACTCAGGCTGAAGCCGAACAAACTGTGACTGAGATTTCCCAGGCGGTAACGGCGCTCCAGGTCAGGCCAGAAAATACGGAACTGGTGAAAATGGTGTCGGAAATTCACGAAAAGCTCCATGCGCCGGGGAAAACGGCTACGGCAAAACTCAAGGTGACCATTCCAATCATTCCGAAGCTGGTTGAATATGTGCTTGAAGCCGACACCGAATCTGGTTTGATGGCGGCCTGGAATGCCATTCGGGCACGAATCAGCAAAAAGGCCCAGCTAAACCCTTAG
- a CDS encoding tetratricopeptide repeat protein, with amino-acid sequence MLNTGGGSAGLTQPPAVSGLGGIGKTEIAKEFAHRWASSYELVFWMTADSKSAVMSGFRLLGKQVGVVGSDETVPDEVVRHQVKQWLNDHDQYLLVYDNADDLNLIMDWLPDNRTGRRHVLLTTRASSTRKVATKIEVEKLPPESGAWVLLRCAEKIGPEVTLETAALRPDWEDAKAVSIALDGLPLALDQAGAYLAEKELTPADYLRHFEKRKAKLLKERGTITKDHPLSVWVTFTDAFTAIKEQSEAAGELVVLCAFLAPDNIPDAIFRDGAEYLGDILGPVAADEVEFAEAYGVACRFSLLRRNADRTFTIHRLVQEVIQAGLPPEEQKTWAERAVNAVALAFPKADFENWDTCEHLWPQVESAKALVKTCRFDFPNVVLLLNRMGDYLYFRSARYVETESLLLETLEIYQKGLPAGHPYIATSLNNLALVYQSQGRSGEAEPLYLEALEMRRKGLPAGHPDIANNLNNLGTLYKSQGRYGEAKPLYQEALEIDRKGLPSGHPSIATDLNNLAGFYESQGRYGEAEPLYLEALEIYRKGLPAGHPLIATNLNNLAALYDSQGRYGEAEPLYLEALEIRQKSLPAGHPDIASSLNNLATLYYKQGRCVEAEPLYLEALEMRRKGLPASHPDIATSLNNLALLYHSQGQYAKAKPLYLEALEIRQKGLPAGHPDIASSINNLAGLHDSQGKYEEAEPLYEEAVAIWQKSLGTSHPTTLIGMRNYACLLRALGRDAEAETLETEIRATQESP; translated from the coding sequence GTGCTCAACACTGGGGGTGGCAGCGCTGGATTAACCCAGCCGCCTGCCGTGAGCGGGCTGGGCGGAATCGGCAAAACCGAGATTGCCAAAGAGTTTGCCCATCGCTGGGCATCGTCCTACGAACTGGTCTTCTGGATGACGGCTGATTCGAAATCCGCTGTGATGAGCGGGTTTCGGCTGCTGGGTAAACAAGTTGGTGTCGTGGGTTCGGATGAAACGGTCCCGGATGAAGTCGTCCGCCACCAAGTCAAGCAGTGGCTCAACGACCACGACCAGTACCTGCTGGTGTATGACAACGCTGACGACCTCAATCTGATTATGGACTGGCTGCCTGACAACCGGACCGGACGCCGCCACGTGCTGCTGACGACCCGTGCCAGTTCGACTCGGAAAGTGGCTACGAAAATTGAAGTTGAGAAACTTCCGCCTGAATCGGGAGCGTGGGTATTGCTCCGATGTGCTGAAAAGATTGGTCCGGAAGTGACGCTTGAAACCGCCGCACTTCGTCCAGATTGGGAGGATGCCAAAGCGGTATCAATCGCACTTGATGGCCTTCCGCTTGCGCTTGACCAGGCCGGCGCCTATCTTGCCGAAAAAGAATTGACTCCGGCTGACTATCTGCGGCATTTCGAGAAACGCAAAGCCAAACTACTCAAGGAACGAGGAACAATCACCAAAGACCATCCGCTGTCGGTCTGGGTGACGTTTACCGATGCCTTCACCGCCATCAAAGAACAGAGCGAAGCGGCTGGAGAACTGGTCGTCCTCTGTGCCTTCCTGGCGCCAGACAATATTCCTGATGCGATATTTCGTGACGGGGCTGAATATTTGGGCGACATCCTTGGCCCGGTTGCCGCCGATGAAGTTGAGTTTGCCGAAGCCTACGGTGTCGCCTGCCGGTTTTCGCTTCTGCGTCGGAATGCAGACCGGACATTTACCATTCACCGGCTAGTGCAGGAAGTCATCCAGGCTGGGCTACCTCCAGAGGAACAAAAAACCTGGGCGGAACGGGCAGTCAATGCAGTGGCGCTGGCCTTCCCAAAGGCTGATTTTGAGAACTGGGACACCTGTGAACACCTGTGGCCACAGGTTGAATCGGCCAAGGCTCTGGTCAAAACCTGTCGGTTTGATTTTCCCAATGTCGTGCTCCTGCTCAATCGCATGGGAGACTATTTGTATTTTCGATCTGCACGCTATGTTGAAACTGAATCACTATTGCTGGAAACGTTGGAGATTTATCAAAAGGGTTTACCTGCCGGGCATCCCTACATCGCCACCAGTCTCAACAATCTGGCGTTGGTGTATCAGTCGCAAGGGCGATCTGGGGAAGCTGAACCGCTGTATCTGGAAGCTTTGGAGATGAGGCGAAAGGGTTTACCCGCTGGCCATCCCGACATTGCCAACAATCTCAACAATCTGGGGACGTTGTATAAATCGCAAGGGCGCTATGGGGAAGCCAAACCGCTTTATCAGGAAGCCTTGGAGATTGATCGAAAGGGGTTACCCAGCGGGCACCCTAGCATTGCCACTGATCTCAACAATCTGGCAGGGTTTTATGAGTCGCAAGGGCGCTATGGAGAAGCTGAACCGCTGTATCTGGAAGCGTTGGAGATTTATCGAAAGGGTTTACCCGCTGGGCATCCCTTAATCGCCACCAATCTCAACAATCTGGCGGCGTTGTACGACTCGCAAGGGAGATATGGGGAAGCCGAACCACTGTATTTGGAAGCGTTGGAAATAAGGCAAAAGAGTTTACCCGCTGGCCATCCTGACATCGCCAGTAGCCTCAACAATCTGGCGACCTTGTACTACAAGCAAGGGCGATGTGTGGAAGCCGAGCCACTGTATCTGGAAGCGTTGGAGATGAGGCGGAAAGGGTTGCCGGCTAGCCATCCTGACATCGCCACCAGTCTCAACAATCTGGCGTTGCTGTATCATTCGCAAGGACAATATGCAAAGGCCAAACCGCTGTATCTGGAAGCGTTGGAAATAAGGCAAAAGGGTTTACCCGCTGGCCATCCCGACATCGCCAGTAGTATCAACAATCTGGCGGGGTTGCACGACTCGCAAGGGAAGTATGAGGAAGCCGAACCGCTCTATGAGGAGGCAGTTGCCATCTGGCAAAAGTCGCTGGGCACCTCACACCCCACCACGCTGATCGGGATGCGGAACTATGCCTGTCTGCTCCGCGCCCTGGGTCGCGATGCCGAAGCGGAAACGCTCGAAACCGAAATCCGCGCCACCCAGGAATCCCCATAG
- a CDS encoding CHAT domain-containing protein gives MRGWIFRWICCVFIGLLILEVSTILTLGQPQTPTSPFDFQPPFEREMNAGEKHTYPVRLKANDFLKLDVVQKGIDVVVRLLGPDRKVMVEVDSPNGSQGAEPMMFIAPADGSYLLEIESPAKTSQSGTYVIEPEKVVPATEQDQALVEIDRLIAQTQGLTNSGKFDQALMLSQQAVEKSEKVFGPEHRQLAESLNSLAIVHYSKGEYDQAAQLFERSVAIKEKALGANHQSVGEGLNNLATVYFIKGDYARAEALFLRVVPIWEAVFGPEHANVASTINNLAFLYKSKAEFAKAEPLYLRSLAIKEKIFGPTHPEVAQALNNLAVLNYTRGDFKKAEPLYARALAIWEKAFGPDHPSVADGLNNLASLYDAMGEYTQSEPLKVRVLAIREKALGPAHPDVAASLNNLGGLYKLKGDYARAASFMEQSLAIWEKALGPDHPLVATNLNNLAEIYQKQGNFQKAEPLYLRALAIREKVLGKDHPNVAFILSNLASFYFRSKGDAVQAEPMFIRALAIYEKAYGADHPDLATSLQNLAYLYVSTNRLDRAEPLYQRALAIREKLLGPNHPDVAATLQNLAGLYQAKGDVTQAVDFQTRANDVTERDLVRNLVSGSERQKLLYLHQTNKDTNLTISLNVQDAPNNLNARKTALTLVLRRKGRALDALASAIETLRRQQTPETQRLLDEYAALASQISALTLRGPGQKKPEDHQALIRSLEEQKEKLENDIGQRSKEFQAQTAPIKLESVQKQIPARALLLEYAVYQPFDPKTGKSGESRYVVYTLDQKGNINFADLGPAERIDQSAASLHKALSSPKTALETEVTPAAQELNRLVVQPIRALIGKANQLLISPDGALSLIPFAALADEKGKFLLESHRLTYLTSGRDLLRLAVKLESRTAPVILADPDYAEGKGPLLAGKQFAPLARLVGTKLEGRSLKTLFPNAEIKMQADATEAALKQIQRPELLHIATHGQFLEARAVLPASEDEKRIGAAIDVEKLKVENPLLRSWLFFAGANHGGSDENDGTLTALEAAQLDLWGTKLVVLSACETGVGEAKTGDGVYGLRRALVLAGSEAQLMSLWSVSDRATRELMVDYYTRLKAGEGRSDALRRVQLKMLNDPKRRHPFYWASFIQSGEWGNLAGNRK, from the coding sequence ATGCGAGGCTGGATCTTTCGCTGGATCTGTTGTGTATTCATTGGGTTACTGATTCTGGAGGTCTCGACCATCCTCACTCTGGGTCAACCCCAAACGCCCACTTCGCCATTTGATTTTCAGCCGCCATTTGAGCGTGAGATGAACGCCGGCGAAAAACACACCTACCCGGTCCGATTAAAGGCCAATGATTTTCTGAAACTGGACGTCGTCCAAAAGGGAATTGATGTTGTGGTGCGGTTGCTTGGCCCGGATCGGAAGGTCATGGTTGAAGTTGACAGCCCCAACGGTTCACAGGGCGCAGAGCCGATGATGTTTATTGCCCCGGCTGATGGCAGTTACCTGTTGGAAATTGAATCACCTGCCAAAACGTCTCAATCGGGCACCTATGTCATTGAGCCGGAAAAAGTCGTCCCCGCGACGGAACAAGATCAGGCGCTGGTTGAAATTGACCGACTCATCGCACAAACCCAGGGCCTGACCAATTCAGGAAAGTTTGATCAGGCGCTGATGCTCTCCCAGCAGGCCGTAGAAAAGAGCGAAAAGGTCTTTGGCCCTGAGCACCGTCAGTTGGCCGAGAGTTTGAACAGCCTGGCAATCGTCCATTATTCCAAAGGTGAGTATGACCAGGCGGCGCAGCTTTTTGAGCGGTCAGTGGCGATCAAAGAGAAGGCCCTGGGCGCCAACCATCAGTCGGTTGGCGAAGGACTCAACAACCTGGCGACGGTTTATTTTATCAAGGGTGATTATGCCCGCGCCGAGGCGCTGTTTCTGAGGGTCGTGCCAATTTGGGAAGCGGTGTTTGGTCCCGAACACGCCAACGTCGCCAGCACCATCAACAATCTGGCCTTTCTGTACAAATCCAAAGCGGAATTTGCCAAAGCGGAGCCGCTGTATTTGAGATCGCTGGCCATCAAAGAGAAGATTTTTGGGCCTACTCATCCCGAAGTCGCCCAGGCCCTCAACAATCTGGCAGTTTTGAACTACACCCGAGGCGATTTTAAAAAAGCCGAGCCGCTCTATGCACGAGCGCTGGCAATTTGGGAGAAAGCCTTCGGACCGGACCATCCGAGTGTGGCCGATGGCCTCAACAATCTGGCGTCACTTTATGACGCCATGGGGGAGTACACGCAATCTGAACCGCTGAAAGTACGGGTGCTGGCCATCAGGGAGAAAGCCTTGGGACCGGCTCACCCAGATGTCGCGGCCAGCCTCAACAATCTCGGAGGACTCTATAAACTGAAAGGCGATTATGCCCGGGCGGCTTCGTTCATGGAACAATCGCTGGCAATTTGGGAGAAAGCCCTGGGCCCCGACCATCCCCTGGTTGCCACCAACCTCAACAATCTGGCTGAGATTTACCAGAAGCAGGGAAACTTCCAAAAGGCGGAGCCGCTCTATCTCAGGGCGCTGGCCATTCGGGAAAAAGTATTGGGCAAGGACCATCCGAATGTTGCCTTCATCCTCAGCAACCTGGCTTCTTTCTACTTCCGTTCCAAAGGTGATGCCGTCCAGGCCGAACCCATGTTCATCAGGGCGCTGGCCATTTATGAAAAGGCATACGGCGCCGATCACCCTGACCTTGCCACCAGTCTCCAAAATCTGGCCTATCTCTATGTTTCCACCAACCGCCTTGACCGGGCCGAACCGCTGTATCAACGGGCGCTGGCGATTCGGGAAAAGTTGCTGGGGCCGAATCATCCGGATGTTGCAGCTACGCTCCAGAATCTGGCTGGTTTGTATCAGGCCAAAGGCGATGTGACCCAGGCGGTTGATTTCCAAACGCGGGCCAATGACGTCACCGAACGCGATCTGGTTCGGAATCTGGTTTCGGGTTCCGAACGACAAAAGCTGCTCTATCTCCATCAAACTAACAAAGATACCAATCTCACCATTTCGCTCAACGTGCAGGATGCGCCAAACAATCTCAATGCCCGCAAGACGGCGTTAACGCTGGTCTTGCGACGCAAAGGGCGGGCGCTCGATGCCCTGGCTTCGGCTATCGAGACGCTGCGCCGGCAACAAACGCCTGAGACACAACGCCTGTTGGACGAATATGCCGCCCTGGCCAGTCAAATTTCGGCTCTGACGCTACGCGGCCCCGGCCAAAAGAAGCCCGAAGACCATCAGGCGCTCATTCGGTCACTTGAAGAACAAAAAGAAAAACTGGAAAACGACATCGGCCAGCGGAGCAAGGAATTTCAAGCTCAAACGGCCCCAATCAAACTGGAAAGCGTGCAAAAGCAGATTCCAGCCAGGGCCCTGCTGCTCGAATATGCCGTGTATCAGCCGTTTGACCCGAAAACCGGGAAATCCGGCGAATCCCGATATGTGGTCTATACCCTTGATCAGAAAGGAAATATCAATTTTGCCGATTTAGGTCCCGCCGAACGGATTGACCAGAGCGCCGCCAGTTTGCACAAAGCGTTAAGCAGTCCCAAAACCGCACTTGAAACCGAGGTCACGCCCGCCGCCCAGGAATTGAATCGGCTGGTCGTCCAACCCATTCGCGCGCTGATTGGAAAAGCCAACCAGTTGCTGATTTCGCCGGATGGAGCGTTGAGCCTGATTCCATTTGCCGCGCTGGCTGATGAAAAAGGAAAATTCCTGCTTGAAAGCCACCGCCTGACCTATTTGACCAGCGGTCGTGATCTGTTGCGGCTGGCCGTGAAGCTTGAGAGCCGCACGGCGCCCGTCATCCTGGCGGATCCGGATTATGCGGAAGGCAAAGGGCCGCTCCTGGCTGGAAAGCAATTTGCGCCACTGGCCCGACTGGTAGGGACAAAGCTCGAAGGACGGTCCTTAAAAACGCTCTTTCCCAACGCTGAAATCAAAATGCAGGCTGACGCCACCGAAGCGGCGCTCAAACAAATCCAGCGACCGGAACTGCTGCACATTGCGACGCATGGTCAGTTTTTGGAGGCACGGGCAGTGCTTCCAGCCTCGGAAGATGAAAAACGGATTGGAGCCGCCATTGACGTCGAAAAACTCAAAGTTGAAAACCCACTTCTGCGGTCGTGGCTATTTTTTGCCGGTGCCAACCACGGAGGGTCCGACGAAAACGACGGCACCTTGACGGCGCTGGAGGCGGCGCAACTGGATTTGTGGGGCACCAAACTGGTCGTGCTCTCCGCCTGTGAAACGGGTGTCGGCGAAGCAAAAACCGGAGACGGCGTGTATGGACTCCGGCGCGCCCTGGTCCTGGCCGGGAGCGAAGCGCAACTGATGAGTCTGTGGTCGGTGTCAGACCGCGCGACGCGGGAATTGATGGTTGACTATTACACCCGACTCAAAGCCGGAGAAGGCCGCAGCGATGCGCTCCGCCGGGTGCAACTCAAGATGCTGAACGACCCCAAACGCCGCCATCCGTTTTACTGGGCTTCCTTTATCCAATCCGGCGAGTGGGGAAATCTGGCCGGCAATCGCAAGTAG
- a CDS encoding NAD(P)/FAD-dependent oxidoreductase: MDAKNTPQSADLVIVGAGAAGLMAAIWAGRTNPHRSIILLDGAKKPGLKILISGGGRCNVTAEYVDESAFAGSSRNAIKKVLRSFDVAQTIDFFRKLGVELKREETGKLFPVTDSAQTVWQALLDAANAVNVRIKFPRRVSDIQKTESGFCVSGDWGSIETPNVILATGGKSLPKTGSDGLGYRLIKELGHSLTERIFPALVPLTLPKDHFICGLSGLTVPATLEVHSPTGKKLASFTDSTLCTHFGLSGPSVLDISRYFLDARMDNPNVRLIINWLPGQTAEELDRELQTLGKGTVLGFLRHHLPERLAKALCEFSAVDPTVAGHQLTRDQRRTLARNVTQLSLSNAGHRGFDFAEVTAGGVPLTELHLHTMESRLCKGLYLCGEICDVDGRIGGFNFQWAWASGYLAGTSAGKISN; the protein is encoded by the coding sequence ATGGACGCAAAAAACACACCACAATCTGCTGACCTTGTCATTGTCGGCGCCGGCGCTGCCGGATTGATGGCCGCCATTTGGGCCGGACGAACCAACCCGCACCGTTCGATCATTCTGCTGGACGGAGCCAAAAAGCCAGGGTTGAAAATCCTGATTTCCGGTGGCGGACGCTGCAACGTGACGGCGGAATATGTTGATGAATCGGCCTTTGCCGGGTCGTCGCGCAATGCCATCAAGAAGGTTCTCCGCAGTTTTGACGTGGCGCAGACGATAGATTTTTTCCGAAAACTTGGCGTCGAACTCAAACGCGAAGAAACCGGCAAGCTGTTTCCCGTTACTGACAGCGCCCAAACCGTCTGGCAGGCGCTGCTTGACGCTGCAAACGCCGTCAATGTCCGCATCAAATTCCCTCGCAGAGTTTCCGACATTCAAAAAACCGAGTCTGGTTTTTGCGTTTCCGGCGATTGGGGAAGCATTGAAACACCCAACGTGATCCTGGCAACGGGTGGGAAAAGTCTTCCGAAAACAGGTTCCGATGGTCTTGGCTACCGGCTCATCAAAGAACTCGGCCACAGCCTGACCGAACGGATTTTTCCGGCGCTCGTGCCGCTCACCCTGCCAAAAGACCATTTTATTTGTGGATTAAGCGGATTGACCGTTCCGGCGACGCTCGAAGTCCACTCCCCGACCGGAAAAAAACTCGCTTCGTTTACCGATTCAACCCTGTGCACGCATTTTGGATTGTCTGGCCCGTCAGTGCTCGACATCAGCCGGTACTTTCTGGATGCCAGAATGGACAATCCCAACGTCCGGCTCATCATCAACTGGTTGCCTGGGCAAACAGCGGAGGAGCTTGACCGGGAACTCCAAACCCTGGGGAAAGGGACGGTATTGGGTTTTCTGCGCCACCATCTGCCGGAACGCCTGGCCAAAGCGCTCTGCGAATTTTCAGCCGTAGACCCCACCGTTGCCGGACACCAGTTGACCCGCGACCAGCGCCGAACGCTCGCCCGCAACGTCACCCAGCTTTCGCTTTCAAATGCCGGTCATCGCGGCTTTGACTTTGCCGAAGTCACCGCCGGCGGCGTCCCGTTGACGGAACTTCACCTCCACACCATGGAATCCCGCCTGTGCAAAGGGCTCTACCTTTGCGGAGAAATCTGCGACGTAGACGGTCGCATCGGCGGCTTCAATTTCCAATGGGCCTGGGCCAGCGGCTACCTTGCCGGTACCTCAGCCGGGAAAATTTCGAACTGA
- a CDS encoding formylglycine-generating enzyme family protein, whose translation MVLLIAVSIFLKNLPPAPLPQFFTNPIGMEFELIPAGSFQMGSPDNEAMRDTCEDTQHWVTFSQPFYMGKYEVTREEWEKVMGVNNNSKLEDKRLPMAGVTWEHCQSFLQTLKEKTKNDGYTYRLPSEAEWEYACRAGTTTPFSFGENITTDQVNYNRTQPYDSPPTGENCGTATSVGSFPANAWCLHDMHGNVREWCQDWYHPNYNSNDRPTDGRAWEGGTDNPLRVMRGGWWDGCARDCRSASRYKHNKSNPHLSYGFRVVAEKTSAPWYFPWK comes from the coding sequence ATGGTGTTGTTAATTGCCGTTTCGATTTTCTTGAAAAATTTACCACCTGCCCCACTTCCTCAATTCTTCACAAACCCTATAGGAATGGAATTTGAGTTGATTCCAGCAGGGAGTTTTCAGATGGGTTCACCAGATAACGAAGCCATGCGAGACACATGCGAAGACACCCAGCATTGGGTGACCTTCAGCCAGCCATTTTACATGGGCAAATATGAAGTGACCCGGGAGGAGTGGGAGAAGGTCATGGGGGTCAATAACAATTCCAAACTCGAAGATAAGAGGTTGCCGATGGCGGGCGTAACGTGGGAGCATTGCCAGTCATTCTTGCAAACGTTGAAGGAGAAGACAAAAAACGACGGCTATACCTACCGGTTGCCAAGCGAAGCGGAATGGGAATATGCCTGTCGGGCTGGGACAACAACTCCCTTTTCATTCGGAGAAAATATCACGACAGACCAGGTAAATTATAATAGGACTCAGCCTTATGACAGTCCTCCGACAGGGGAGAACTGCGGAACAGCAACCTCAGTGGGGAGTTTTCCAGCCAATGCATGGTGCTTGCATGACATGCACGGGAACGTGCGGGAATGGTGCCAGGACTGGTATCACCCGAACTACAACAGTAACGATAGGCCGACAGATGGGCGTGCCTGGGAGGGGGGGACCGATAATCCGTTGCGCGTGATGCGGGGCGGTTGGTGGGACGGCTGCGCCAGGGACTGCCGGTCAGCCTCCCGTTACAAACACAACAAAAGTAACCCCCACCTGAGCTACGGTTTTCGGGTAGTTGCAGAGAAAACCTCGGCTCCTTGGTATTTCCCGTGGAAATGA
- the namA gene encoding NADPH dehydrogenase NamA has protein sequence MQPIHLFSPIPFRDLTLRNRIVVSPMCQYSSEDGFASDWHLVHLGSRAVGGAGLVFTEAAAVTPNGRISPQDLGIWKDEHIPALQRVTEFVKAHGAAVGIQLAHAGRKASTAQPWRGGQPVTPDDGGWDDIVGPSAIPFSDKYPTPRELSLDEIHELTGQFEAAAHRALAAGFQVVEIHAAHGYLIQEFLSPISNHREDEYGGSFDNRTRLLCNIAARIRDVWPQSLPVFVRISATDWVENGWDLPQSIELAAKLKTLGVDLIDCSSGGNVARAPIPVGPGFQTPFAAAIRREANLPTGAVGMITSAAQADHIIRTGQADVVLLARELLRDPYWPLHAAHELNHQIQWPVQYERAK, from the coding sequence ATGCAACCGATTCATTTATTTTCACCGATACCTTTTCGTGACCTGACCCTGCGCAACCGGATTGTGGTGTCCCCGATGTGCCAGTATTCAAGCGAAGATGGATTTGCCTCCGACTGGCATCTGGTTCATCTGGGCAGCCGGGCTGTTGGTGGTGCCGGGCTTGTTTTCACTGAAGCCGCCGCCGTTACTCCCAATGGCCGGATTTCTCCACAGGATTTGGGCATCTGGAAGGACGAGCATATCCCTGCGCTTCAACGGGTTACCGAATTTGTCAAAGCTCACGGCGCGGCGGTCGGAATCCAGCTTGCCCACGCCGGACGCAAAGCCAGCACCGCCCAACCCTGGCGCGGAGGCCAACCCGTCACTCCCGATGATGGTGGATGGGACGACATTGTCGGTCCCAGCGCGATTCCTTTTTCTGACAAATACCCGACACCCCGCGAACTCTCACTTGATGAAATCCACGAACTGACCGGCCAGTTTGAAGCGGCGGCCCATCGGGCACTGGCGGCTGGATTTCAAGTCGTCGAAATCCACGCGGCACACGGCTACCTGATTCAGGAGTTTTTGTCTCCGATTTCCAATCACCGGGAAGATGAATATGGCGGCAGTTTTGACAATCGAACCCGGTTGCTTTGTAACATTGCCGCCCGGATTCGTGATGTCTGGCCACAATCGCTCCCGGTGTTTGTGCGGATTTCTGCGACGGATTGGGTTGAAAACGGCTGGGATTTACCGCAATCCATCGAACTGGCAGCCAAATTGAAGACGCTTGGGGTTGATTTGATTGATTGTTCCTCGGGAGGCAATGTCGCTCGTGCTCCAATCCCGGTTGGCCCAGGATTTCAGACGCCATTTGCCGCAGCCATCCGGCGCGAAGCGAACCTCCCAACCGGTGCCGTGGGGATGATTACTTCGGCGGCGCAGGCTGACCACATCATCCGCACCGGTCAGGCCGATGTCGTGTTGCTGGCGCGGGAACTGCTGCGCGATCCGTACTGGCCGCTTCACGCTGCCCACGAACTTAACCACCAGATTCAATGGCCGGTGCAGTATGAACGAGCGAAGTGA
- the tnpA gene encoding IS200/IS605 family transposase, translated as MSSTHFSLHYHIVFSTKHRQPVIAQDWRPRLHAFIGGAVRTLGGIPEMVGGTADYVHLLISLRTNHRLADVMRDVKHSSSQWIHEELNFRSFGWQDGYGVFTVSPTTIDKVKSYIANQEEHHRKRTFRDEYLDLLRMSGIEFDETLIE; from the coding sequence ATGTCATCAACCCATTTTAGTTTGCATTACCACATTGTATTCAGCACCAAACACCGCCAGCCGGTCATTGCTCAGGATTGGCGACCTCGACTTCACGCATTCATCGGTGGCGCAGTACGAACTTTGGGCGGCATTCCGGAAATGGTTGGAGGAACGGCTGACTACGTTCATCTTTTGATAAGCCTGCGAACAAACCACCGCCTGGCGGATGTGATGCGGGATGTCAAACACAGTTCTTCACAATGGATTCACGAAGAGTTGAACTTTCGGAGTTTTGGGTGGCAGGATGGATATGGTGTGTTTACGGTCAGCCCAACCACCATTGACAAGGTAAAGAGCTACATTGCCAACCAGGAAGAACATCACCGAAAACGGACCTTCCGCGACGAGTATCTGGATTTGCTGAGAATGAGTGGTATTGAATTTGACGAAACCCTCATTGAATAA